From Anaerococcus urinomassiliensis:
CAATAGCAAAAAATACTTACATTAATTACTATAATAAAAATAAGCTAATGATGTCAACAGATGATATAGAAAAGTTTGACCAAGGCATCGATTCCTTTGAAGAAAATCTCATAGAAATCGATAATGTAAAGGTCCTAAATGATGCCATAGATAAGCTTGATGAACCTTATAGGTCTATTACAAAGCTTAGGTTAAATGATTTGTCCTTTAAAGAAATAGGAAAAATCTACGGGAAAACTTCTAACTGGGCCTGCGTTTGTTATTATAGGGCAAAGGAAAAATTAAAGGATATCTTGGAGGATAATTGTGGATTGTAATATTATAAAAGACTTGATCCCCCTATACAAAGAGGGGATTTCTAGTAAAGAAAGTAAAGAATTGGTAGAAGAACACATAAAAACTTGCAAATCTTGTAGGGATTACTATCAAAGTCTGGATGATGATGAAGTTACAAATAACCAACCCTTAGAATTTGTAAGCCAAAGTATAGAGAAAAACAAGAAAAATCGATCACGTATGATTGGATCTTTGGTTTTTTCAGTGCTTTTGATAATATTTTCCTTCTTAACCAATCCTAGGCAAATAGATTATGACAAGGATTTAATCAAAAGATCATCAAGTGATGATAAGATAATCTATGAATTTAGAGACGATGTAACAAGAATCTACACTGATTACGCAAATGAAGAATATGGTGACACTCTCTACATAGACGGAAGTTATTCCTATCTAGACAGGATATTGGGAGGAGAAAAGCAAGTCTTAACGCTTGATAAGAAAGACTACAATGTAATTTTGTATAACAATAATGGCAATAAGGCAGCAAAGGTCTTGTACGACCCTCATGGCTTTACAATAAATTCCGGATCCCTATCCTTGCCTAGATTAATCTTTGCTTCTTATACAAAAATAGCTTTATGTCTATTTGCCTTAGGACTAATCTTATCATTTACAATTTTTAGAAAATGGGATAAGTATAAGAAAATTAGACTAGTAAGTTTGCCTCTATCCTATGTATTAGCAACTTTTCTCATAAAAGGCTATGACTTATCAAGTTTTCACCCGGTTCGTGACCTTGGATTTATTTTAATAACTGCCCTTTCCATTTACCTATTTGTATTATCCTCAAGCCTATATTTTGAAGAAAAAGAAAAATATAAAATTTAATAATTACTGGGTAATAAATAAATAGGAACTTAAAAATAGGAGGCTATATGTTAGATCACATCACTTTAAAAGTTTCTGATATAGAAAAATCTAAGGAATTTTATGAAAAAGTATTAGGAGAAATAGGAATTATAAAAAAGGCTGATTATGATGAAGCTGTAGGGTTTGGAAACAAAGATTCACAAACTGCTCCAGAATTATGGATTGCTAATGGAAATCCAAACAACACTCATGTTGCATTTAGAGTTAATAGCGAAGAAGAAGTTAAAAACTTCTACAATAAGGCTCTAGAGCTTGGTGCAAGTGACAACGGAGGTCCAGGCATACGCGAAAAATACGCCCCAAACTACTACGCAGCATTTTTCCACGACTTTGATGGAAACAATATCGAAGCTGTATTCTATAAATAACAAGCAAAAAAGTGGCTCTTGGGCCACTTTTTATATGCAATATTTTATTTATATTTATAGAAACCTTCGCCTGTTTCAATTCCCTTTAGTCCCTTATCAGCTCTTTCTTTTAATTTTGCAACTGCTTTTCCTAAGGATGAATTTGGGTCATTAGCTTCTGGGTTTGCACTTGTAATATTAATTACTGTTGTAATTCCAACTATGTCAATAATTTCAAATGGTCCACGTGGTGAGCCTGTTCCTAATTTCCAGTCCATATCTATATCTTCTGGACTTGCTATGTCATCTCCATATAGTTTAAGTCCTGCATTTATTAGTGGAACAAGGATTGAGTTTAATATATATCCTGGTTGTTCTTTATTTATAATAGCTGCGTACATTCCTATATCTTTGGCAAATTGTACTACTGATTCAAAGGCCTCATCACTTGTCTTATCGTGTCTCATAACTTCAGCAAGATTTTGTCTGTGGATATTATTGGCAAAGTGTAGGCTTAGGAATTTGTCTTCTCTACCTG
This genomic window contains:
- a CDS encoding RNA polymerase sigma factor, whose amino-acid sequence is MDIEKIYRIYFEDVYRFLLSLSKNKDIAQDITSETFLKVINNSNKIEKTTNIKAYIFTIAKNTYINYYNKNKLMMSTDDIEKFDQGIDSFEENLIEIDNVKVLNDAIDKLDEPYRSITKLRLNDLSFKEIGKIYGKTSNWACVCYYRAKEKLKDILEDNCGL
- a CDS encoding zf-HC2 domain-containing protein, which codes for MDCNIIKDLIPLYKEGISSKESKELVEEHIKTCKSCRDYYQSLDDDEVTNNQPLEFVSQSIEKNKKNRSRMIGSLVFSVLLIIFSFLTNPRQIDYDKDLIKRSSSDDKIIYEFRDDVTRIYTDYANEEYGDTLYIDGSYSYLDRILGGEKQVLTLDKKDYNVILYNNNGNKAAKVLYDPHGFTINSGSLSLPRLIFASYTKIALCLFALGLILSFTIFRKWDKYKKIRLVSLPLSYVLATFLIKGYDLSSFHPVRDLGFILITALSIYLFVLSSSLYFEEKEKYKI
- a CDS encoding VOC family protein gives rise to the protein MLDHITLKVSDIEKSKEFYEKVLGEIGIIKKADYDEAVGFGNKDSQTAPELWIANGNPNNTHVAFRVNSEEEVKNFYNKALELGASDNGGPGIREKYAPNYYAAFFHDFDGNNIEAVFYK